acaaggtctcactgtgtattcctcctggctggcctggaacttactgtgtagaccaggctggccttaaactcacagagatctgcctgcctctgtctcctgagtgatgagattaaaagcatgtaccaccacactggACCTTAAAATGgacctttttgttttatgtgttttgaaatataaaccaCCAAGTCGATTTGCAGTGCCCATATACTCTTTGGTGTGGAGCCATCCACTAGAGCATAGTTAATCTATGAAGTCTTaacagaaaactgactcttcatccccacagctatcaactGTCAACTGCTATCAATTTTATTAGCGCCCCAGTCAGGGGTGGGTGCTCATTAGGCCCTCCTCTCTCCATGGATATAATACTTGAACTGGTAATATTAGTAAATATCATaccttttgtttctgtcttgcATGAATCTCTGTCCATTGCCTGGCATTCTTGATAAAAGCtatcttattatatttaaattctgAGGACTGAAATGAAATCAGagttaagacagagaaacaatgatATGCTGGAGCTTCAGCTCTAGCTGCTGAAGTATTAAAAGTACAAATAAAGTGAGCTATATGCTACCAAAGACATGCGGATACGTACAATGTCAGCCATCAGTGGGTCATCAGGATTGGGTTCTGCCATGAGCAGCTGAATAGAGGCCAATACAGTAGCGATGTTGAGGGATGGTCTCCATGCACCCTATACACAAATGCACATTGCTTTTGTATTAGAATGTGATGTTGTTGAGCCAGGCACAGTGagtcatgcctgtaatctcagcactaaagtagaggcagaaggaccaggagtttaaggccatccttgactatgtgacacactgtctcaaaagatcaAAAAGAATGTGACACTGTATTTAGATAAATCCAGggactttttgtttgtctgtctggaacagggtttcatgtaatccaggctggtcttggacttgTTATGTTATTGAGGAAGACCTTttaattcctgatcctcctgcttacctctttatttttttggttttgtttttgttttttcgagaaagagtttttctgtataacagttctgactgtcctagaactcactctgtagaccaggctggccttgaactcacagagatccacctgcttctgccttcctagtactaggattaaaggtgtgcaccactattgcctTTCAAGTACCAAGAAAACTGTTGAAACCCTCTGAAGAATCAACTCTTTAACCCCTACTCACTTTTGGTGGCAATTTGAGAATATCTAGACAAATCCTTCCACTAGAATCAATGTTTGGGTGATAGATTGGAGTCAGAAATCTGATCTGTGGCGGTTCAAATGGGTACCTGTGAATATATGAGAACAGAAAATTACTTTTGAGCTGCTTCataattacaggcatgcattaccATACTGggacttaattttatttatttattcataaataaagCTCACAGGTCCAATTAGTGGTGCCCATACACTCATGGATGTGGAGCCATCCACCCGAGGATGGTGAGCCTATGAGAGGCcttaagaaaactgactcttcgtTCCCCCAGGAGCTATCAACTCTCATCAATTTTATTAGCGCCTAAGTTAGGGGTGAGggcttgttttatattttaaatagtttcttgGTCACTAGCagctatatataaaataattatggcatttaaaaaattaaaaaatttggaaGACACATTTGCCAACAATCAAAAAGTTGAAATAATGGTACGGAAAACATTTAGAAACCCACCACCTTCTAAACACTACCAAGTATCTCCTAAGAGTAAGACACTGTCCTATTGTAATACCATTATAAccataaaaagtttttaaaggtAAAGTAATTCCCTAGTTATCATTTACTATTCAAACTTCCTagtctttttgaaaattttgaaaagtattttttaaattttatttttatatgtgtgattgcctgcacatatgtgtgcctcTGCATCATGTACATGCATGgcacttggaggccagaagaggatgtaggatcccctggaactgggttataggcagttgtgagctgccacatgggtgctgggaactgaacccagatcctttgtgAGAGCagccactaagccacctctccagtctccaaATTTTTTTACAGCTGTGTTTTACAAACAGGCTCCAACTAGACTTAACATTGTATTTAGTTATTATATCTCTTTAGTGACACACAAACCTTAAAAAATTCCCAGTCTATTTTCAGAATTGATATGTGACACAATTAAGCTACTCATTCAGGGCTTAACAAGTCTGGCCAGGACCCAACCTGGTAGACAGATGTCCAGTTTCAATAGTTAAGATACTCATCTCACCTCTTCTTGATCCTACACAAAGAGCTGAAAGGAGACTTGACTGAAGGGGCCTTAACAGTGAGGTGGAAAAAACAATGGTGGCTGCCAAAGATTGGTATCAGGGACAGCTACTCAGAGTGGATTTTTAATGGGTATGAAGTTACAATTGGGAAGATGAAAAAGTTCTGGAGACAATAGTAATTAGTTGCACAACAGTGTGAAAATGTATActgttatataaaatacatatttaccaCAATTTTTTGGAGTGGCAGGGCTCAGATACGATGTAGTCCATTATTTAGAGAGGGAAACCAAACTCCAGAGACATAACTTACAACATTAAGTTTGGTATGACTGATCAATACACTAATGCTCTAAATactattctgttctgtcttccaaCTGGCGGTACCCCACCTTACAAGCTGATTCTAATTCATACTCACCTCTCAGGAATGATAACTTCCAGTGTGAAAACACCTTTCTCATAAGGTGTGTTGGCTCCACCCAAtatttcttaagaaaagaaaaggacgAAAAAAAGTTAAAAGGGAATCAGATAATTTGAATTAACCATTTGGAGGGTTGAGGATGTAactcagtagagtgcttgcctagcatacataaaACCCTAAACTTAGTTCacaggaaacaataaaaaaaaccacatatGGTTATAGTAAGCGagcccatctagaaaaaaaattgtggctaccaagaaactgtgctaaactctgttcttcTTTGCctataattcctttttttttttctttttttctttttttttaactttttttcgtCCTGGGCCTCGATCAGAAGGACTTGGGCCCCCCACGAGCGGCGCCGGGGAGTGGGTCTTCCGTACGCCACATTTCCCGCGCCGCCACGCCTATAATTCCTTTttaagttctctcaggttttaatgTGAATGTAGTTATCCAGGTTGTGCGCCAagctgtagtaggaggccacttgtttgttcccggctgcccagaactgaaataatcacacagaaactctattatattaagtcactgcttggcctattagctcagcttcttattggctaactcttacatcttaatttaacccatttctattaatctgtgtattgctatgtggctgtggcttactggcaaggttccggcGGCCGGCTATATGGGGTCTGCCAATTccacctgccttctttctcccagtattctgttagtaccctccaccctcacccccacctagctctattctaccctatcacagggcaaaacagtttctttttttttttttaaagatttatttattaattatgtatacagcattttccctACATATATGCTGCAGACCAgatagagggcaccagatctcattacagatggttgtgagccaccatgtggttgctgggaattgaactcaggacctctggaagagcagtcagtgctcttaacctctgagccatctctccagccctcaaaaaagtttctttattcattaaccaataaaagcaacacataaacaggacttcccacaccatatgGTGGCATAGGTTGAAATCTTAATTCTccagtggtggtggggggggatcAGAAagtcaaggttatccttggttatagagaaagtttgaggccaacccagGCTCcatgagaccttttctcaaaaggcaacacaaacagcaacagaaactgtatcaaatGAACTTCACAAAGCCTGTAGttctagatgtaagagttggagagatggctcagaagttaagagtacttgctgttcttgcaaaggaagTTCTATCTTGGCACTCCTATCAGGTACCTTACAATTACTGCCTGTAACTCAAACTCAagaggatccaataccctcttctggctccttcaGGCACCTGCGCACATGTGCACGTGATcaaacaaatagaataaaatctatattaaaaaaaaaaggaattgggTGTAGGACAGTAGTTCAAACAGGGCTTTAATTTAGTCTCCATGCAGTGTTTCTGTCCGTCACCTGGCCTCAAACACTGCTGCACAACTAATAGCtaaacctgttttgttttgtttaaataacaattattttgtgtgtatacacacaatgcCATGGCatgtacatggaggtcagaggacaacttataggagttggttctctcctttcaccatatgGATCCTAGAAATTATGAGTCGTTAGGCTTAATGGCAAATGTCCTTattcacagagccatctcccctgtcCCAACATCTCGCTTCCACCCCCCAACAAAACCTTTCAGACAAGATCTCATTCCGCAGCCTAGATGGCTTCAAATTTGAAGCAATCCTCCTCTCTCGCCACAGCCTCCAGAAACCTGGGACTGTAAACATGTGCCACTAATGCCTAGATGACGACTTTAATTACAAACCAGTAAAAGATATAAGACATCAAAGACCTTATGAACGCAAACCAACTAAGAAAGATGGCAGGGCTCCTTCACCTTACCATTCCCTATTTCAAATACACCAATTTGTGAATTTTAGGACAATCTCCAATAAGGTTACAACCATCATCACAGGCATGATGGGATACCTACGAGCTCGCAAATCATCCACTTGGTCCTTTTCCTGCCAGCACGTAATGCCTGGGGGAGGTTCTATGGCTAACATGTTCAGTTCTTTCTTCAGTCGTGAAGCTCTCTGCATGATCTCAAGTAAAAGGAACCATAAACAGTTCACTGCTCCACAGTAAAGGCTTGTGGGGgtgaactggaaaagaaaaaaagcaaccaTGAAATAGTCATATCTTGTGACAAAGGGAGCCtgactttttccatttttttgcataaacttttacaaataataataatttaagaagCTTAAAATGGATGTCTGCCTCCATTAATAAGTACAAAGTCATGAAAATAGAGCCTGGGTCCAATTCTGCTCTTAAATTCATCCTAAGCATGCCTGAGCAAAGAGAGATTGGGTAGCTAGGTGAAGTCTATATGCTTAGTGAGAGCAAGAACAATGCAGCCAACATTTGGAGACACTTGTAAGTTACTGTTTAAATGTATGACATTCTCTCTGTATATTATGGATTCTACAGTTTCCTAACTCTTCAGGGAACTCTATCAACTAGCCCACCTCATTCTAGTATTCCTAATCTTTCTGTCATCAACATCCAAACATACTCAAAGTCTCTCTCATCTAAAATAACACCCACAAACACATCCATTCAACTAGTAACCACCTAAAGGACACTATTATTTTGATTACATTATAATTTCACAAGTTATCTTATTTTGCTACAAATTAGACAAacacatctttcttttccttgcggtgctggggactgaaccaagAGCTTGTAAGCTTTaactcatccttttttttttttttttttttttttaatttttgagaatggTCTCCCTTAGCTGCTCTATTTGCTTGAGTTGACCttaagcaagatgagaatgcctaattgagaaaaggtactaagccacatggctaaacatatataagaattatggattcatttaagttgtaagagctagttaataataagcctgagctaataggtcaaacagattataatataatcctccatgtgtttctttgggactgaatggctgtgggaccaggggGAACAGAAACTTCCTTCTACACTAGGAAGCCCTTAAACCTGTGACTTTCCTACCTCAGCCTACACCAGGACCAGCTAATGAAtgtattcttttgtttgcttatttgtttgagacatgatttctctctgtgtagctctggctgtcctagaacttcctttgtagaccagactggtcttgaactcaaagaaatttgtctacctctgcctcccaagtagtggagttaaaggcgtgtgccaccactgcctggcctatgaATATATTCTTAATGTTAATCTATTTAAAACTTTTCCCATACACTCacatttaaagatattttcctatatattctctttttttatatttatttatttattatgtatacaatattctatctgtgtgtatgtctgcaggccagaagagggcaccagacctcattacagatggttgtgagccaccatgtggttgccgggaattgaactcagtacctttggaagagcaggcaatgctcttaaccactgagccatctctccagccccctcctatatattctttaagtttaaaaattataaattttgggctggagagataattcAGGGCTGATAATCACTTGTTGCTttgccagaggacctgggtttggtcccatGTTGTAACTCTCAACCACTTCAAATACCTTGGGCACCAGACATGGATATGGtgcacagccatacatgcaggcaaaatagtcaacacattaaataaaaataatttaaaaatataattttgttctttataatTTTCCAGCTACTAATAGTTTTTGTGCACAGTAAGAGGTAGCTGATCAATTTTAATTCTCCCCCCAAATGAATAACAAATTGTCCCAGcactactttaaaaaagaaagaaaaaaaaaaaagaaggaaactctGCCCTTCTAATATTACCATAAATTAATTTCCAAACATGTGTGGATCTGTTTTGAGCCTTCTAAATTTTTTCCATTTGTCATCTGAAATATTTTGAATCAAAACTCCACCATCCCAGTTGCTACagcttatttgttttcattttttatttaaattgtttttagttCATAGGCTAGGGATGTAACTTAgcggtagaatgcttgcctagtatgaGCGAGACTCTGCACTACTAAAGGTATATGTGAGGGGTGGGAGAAGTCTACATAGTCAAACAGTCATCAAGTAAATAAGTATTGCACATGTTAGGATGGGCACGGGTGGCATGGGTTTGTCTCCTAACTGACTCTAGATTCTATAATTAAATTGTGAATGTTAACCATCTtaccttttctcaaaacaaaaatccccctattttttttttacttatttttattagtatacataaatataactgATTTTAACTAAAAACCTTAATTCTGACGTTGAATCTCCTTGGGGTTAGGAAGAGGGATGATAATTCTAATTAATAGTCAATAATATCCATCTACGTTTACCCCTAATTCATTTCTTATCTTCTTTTTGGAGATAACTTTCATCTTGACTAGAACTGACACCTgatattcttttctgattttaagcCTCAAAGGGAAAGCTTTCAACGCTGTGCTGAAGGCTAAAATTTGACACCTCGTTTTCTTCTAATTTTGTCCTTATCAGTTTACCATGCTATGCTAGTCTCCCCAAGTGAGTTAGGaagtattttgtctttttaatatatTGATAGTCTAGAAAATGGTTGTTTGGCAAAATTCCATCTTGTACTAGCGTTACTGttttgagaaaattaaattttaatttaaatccatttaaaaatattgaaaatattatacaagctgggtggtggtggtacaggcatttaatcccagcaattgggaggcagaggcaggtgggtctctatgagttcaaggccagcctggtcaaaagagcttgttccagaacagctaggactgttgttgtacagagaaaccttgcctcaaaaaagcaaaacaaacaaacaaacaaactggttTAGCCAAGCTTAGGTGACACTAACCTgtggtcctagcacttgggagcccGAGATAGGAGCTCTGAtcactttgagtttgaggccaacctgggctagaCCATCTTTTTtgcctttccttatttttttccaGGCATGTATCAATTCTATTATCTttacaaataacattaaatacTTCTctgttgaaattttatttttaattacaacaGTTTCTGTTCCTATCTTTATTACTGCCATCTTTgtactttcttcatttttctttttcagactaGGGTCTGGATTGTCATGTTCCTCCTTTGCAGATaactccctgcccccatcccatcCTCTCTCATTtgtgttgagacagagtctcatgtatcctgagatatgtagctgaggatgactttgagcttctgatcccctatctccaaatgttgggattaccaGTGTATACCACAATATCCAATTTATATGGCAATGGAGATTGATCCAGGGCTTCACGGAGATTTGGCAAGTACTCTATCAACTGAACTATATCAtcagttttcaaattttctctttaaatgtaaGGCTATATATTGCTTTCCAATTTATATTTCATTCCTCCAAATTTTGATCTAAACAATATTCTTCCATCTTTGACATACCTtcatattccaggctggcctggaagtctcTATGCATATAGCCCATGCTGGTCCcatatccttctgcctctgtgctAGAAAccacaggcatgtaccatcacacccAGTCTTGAAATTGGTTTCTAACATGTTATTTATAGCCTTTAAAATTGTTGGGTCTTGCTCAGTGTGTTCTACGTGTGCTTAAAAAGAATattagagggggctggagagatggctcagaggttaagagcactgcctgctcttccaaaggtcctgagttcaattcccagcaaccacatggtggctcacaaccatctgaaatgagatctgatgccctcttctggctgcagacacacagaatattgtatacataataaataaataaatatttaaaaaaaaaagaatattagagCTAGGGAGacagttcagttggtaaaatgcttgatATATCTTTTGAGGACCTGAAGTTTAATTCAAGAACAGACTACAAAaagtggggtgtggtggtgcatgagtataatctcagcacttggttggagagagagaaacaactaTTTTAGGGTATCCTCTGATCTTCCCACATGTtctatggtacacacacacacacacacagaataaacgTTATCAGAATAAAATATGTATtgatcatatataaaaataaaattatttaatgcaAAAAAAGATACCCTttagcagttaaaaaaaatagtttagcTGTGGTGAGACAGATCTGTAACcatagcacttaggaggcagaggcaggaggattactgaaaTTCCGTAGCAGCCTGGTTtagacaagttcca
The sequence above is drawn from the Chionomys nivalis chromosome 5, mChiNiv1.1, whole genome shotgun sequence genome and encodes:
- the Ube2t gene encoding ubiquitin-conjugating enzyme E2 T; amino-acid sequence: MQRASRLKKELNMLAIEPPPGITCWQEKDQVDDLRAQILGGANTPYEKGVFTLEVIIPERYPFEPPQIRFLTPIYHPNIDSSGRICLDILKLPPKGAWRPSLNIATVLASIQLLMAEPNPDDPLMADISSEFKYNKIAFIKNARQWTEIHARQKQKADEEVLDNSSEPGDSRECSSAQKRKARPLGGIEKKFHPDVQRVCPGPS